A portion of the Bacteroides faecium genome contains these proteins:
- a CDS encoding SDR family NAD(P)-dependent oxidoreductase, giving the protein MEQFNPFSLVGKQILVTGASSGIGKGIALACAKMGATVIITGRNVERLNETLSLMSEGDHKAISADLTKAEDIDRLVSELPKLDGLVQCAGVGSRVPCKQISKDDIAHVMQPNMEAPILLQTALLSKKKINKASSIVYIASRAYQSPSMGNAVYSASKGAIVAYAKCLALELASRQIRVNCVCPGMVWTDLITNDVDKETLEGAQLRYPLKRFGTTDDVANLAIYLLSDASGWMTGSCVDISGGGEGVLV; this is encoded by the coding sequence ATGGAACAATTCAATCCGTTTTCCCTTGTTGGCAAACAGATTCTTGTTACTGGAGCATCATCAGGCATAGGCAAGGGAATCGCTCTTGCTTGTGCCAAGATGGGTGCTACTGTTATCATTACAGGTCGCAACGTAGAGCGTCTGAACGAGACTCTGAGTCTGATGTCCGAAGGTGACCACAAAGCCATCTCTGCTGATCTTACTAAAGCAGAGGATATTGATCGTCTGGTTAGCGAACTGCCTAAACTGGATGGTCTGGTGCAATGTGCAGGTGTGGGTAGTCGTGTTCCTTGCAAGCAGATTAGCAAGGATGATATTGCTCACGTGATGCAGCCTAATATGGAGGCTCCAATTTTGTTGCAAACTGCATTGCTCTCAAAGAAGAAAATCAACAAGGCTTCGTCCATTGTCTATATAGCTTCACGTGCATACCAATCTCCTTCAATGGGTAATGCCGTCTATAGTGCCTCAAAGGGTGCTATTGTGGCATACGCCAAGTGTTTGGCTTTGGAGCTCGCTTCTCGTCAGATTCGTGTCAACTGTGTTTGCCCAGGTATGGTATGGACAGATCTCATCACCAATGATGTTGATAAAGAGACGCTGGAAGGAGCCCAACTCAGATATCCATTGAAACGCTTCGGTACTACCGATGATGTTGCAAACCTTGCCATCTATCTACTGAGTGATGCCTCAGGCTGGATGACAGGTTCATGTGTTGACATCTCCGGAGGTGGTGAAGGCGTTTTGGTATAG
- a CDS encoding acyl carrier protein, whose translation MELNEFVANFADLFDDTDVSEIQPSTIFHDLDEWSSLTGMGCIALAKTQYSKVITGADLRACVTVEDVFNLINNK comes from the coding sequence ATGGAACTCAATGAATTTGTAGCAAACTTTGCTGACCTTTTTGATGACACTGATGTAAGTGAAATTCAGCCTTCTACCATATTCCACGACCTCGATGAGTGGTCTTCACTCACTGGTATGGGATGTATCGCTCTCGCTAAGACTCAGTACAGCAAGGTAATCACAGGTGCAGATCTTCGTGCTTGCGTAACCGTAGAGGACGTATTCAACCTCATCAACAATAAGTAA
- a CDS encoding polysaccharide deacetylase family protein yields MNNPNKGTLVISLDYELMWGIIDVLTKDGYGQTHVKQVPDVINKMIALFEKYDVHATFATVGMIMYSNSKELLADIPQVHPTYKQTVKSPYEHDYITQITAEEECLFFQPEVAKRINSHKGMEFGTHTYCHYYCWAEGQTTEQFDADTKKAVEVAKRNGIEIKSIVFPRNQVSDEHLKICAKYGITSYRGNALKFFNEPKSTFEEIKNRICRLLDAYINVGGMTSIPYEKLEYKEGMLNVCASRMLRPYSSRLFFLEELRLRRIKKEMTYAAKKSEMYHLWWHPHNFGANMEENLRFLEGVLQTYKKCKERYGMQSCTMTEIKDQLS; encoded by the coding sequence ATGAACAATCCCAATAAAGGCACTCTCGTAATTTCCCTCGACTATGAGTTGATGTGGGGCATCATAGATGTTCTTACCAAGGACGGTTATGGGCAGACGCATGTCAAGCAGGTACCGGATGTTATCAACAAGATGATAGCCCTCTTTGAGAAATATGACGTGCATGCCACCTTCGCTACTGTGGGTATGATCATGTACTCCAACAGTAAGGAGTTGCTTGCAGACATCCCTCAGGTACATCCTACATACAAGCAAACGGTCAAGTCACCTTACGAGCACGATTACATAACTCAGATTACTGCTGAAGAAGAATGTCTTTTCTTCCAACCGGAGGTGGCAAAAAGAATTAACTCACACAAGGGGATGGAGTTTGGTACTCACACCTACTGCCATTACTATTGTTGGGCAGAGGGTCAGACAACAGAACAGTTTGATGCCGACACGAAGAAAGCGGTAGAGGTTGCTAAACGTAATGGTATTGAAATCAAGAGCATTGTCTTCCCAAGGAATCAGGTATCAGACGAACATCTGAAGATTTGTGCAAAATATGGTATCACGTCTTATCGTGGCAATGCGCTCAAGTTCTTCAATGAGCCAAAGAGTACATTTGAGGAGATCAAGAACCGCATCTGCCGACTGCTCGATGCCTATATCAATGTGGGTGGCATGACCTCCATTCCTTACGAAAAGTTGGAATACAAGGAGGGAATGCTGAATGTATGTGCCAGCCGTATGCTTCGTCCGTATAGCTCTCGTCTTTTTTTCTTAGAGGAGCTTCGTCTTAGACGTATCAAGAAGGAAATGACCTATGCCGCCAAGAAGAGTGAGATGTACCACTTGTGGTGGCATCCGCATAACTTTGGTGCAAACATGGAGGAGAACCTTCGATTTCTCGAAGGAGTCCTCCAGACTTATAAAAAGTGCAAGGAACGCTATGGAATGCAGTCCTGTACGATGACTGAAATCAAAGATCAATTATCATAG